One genomic window of Acidobacteriota bacterium includes the following:
- a CDS encoding DUF4175 family protein has translation MAYDSGLSEIADKVSATHRRLTLLALGRAFWPVFVLVCLFLAAALAGGFDRLDKITAALLTPVLLVAGAVLTWRGLQKYDRPDESEASRLLEAPSELRPLTSLKDRPAHPSPAAAGLWQAHRARLLAELRNLRLPRLNAEWKALDPYLLRGLLPVAVIAFAVLAGGDGPGRIWRALFPDYGALVGADKMIVEAWVTPPEHTGRPPIFLKPGSEEVRVPKGSVVTLRTEAPSAPRIVMKGARDRDAKFAATPDGAWEAKATINGDTRISVKWWGERARYSFTVLPDAVPAIEFVGLPEPGAQDRVKFAWKAQDDYGIAGIELAIRLREPHPAAPDAEERVPVPMPGAAGAKEANASVELDLTRHPWAGLAVDLQLVALDGAGQEGRSESVPYILPEKLFLDPLARAAQEARVTVLREPRPYAPVSKNSQSLTDGALNLAATGRLGLAPDGVRQAAAMLGAITYKGEYFFDDLGAFLGFKMAEEALIAASSKAEADAVDPLLWSIALKLEYGSAADAARRLEAARAALERALRDGASEEEIRRLMEAFRDAANEYLAAKMAEAIANGMDAPPSSEDQQAQAGGQGLGGQDFEDMLNALQDLTDTGASEQARQLLSDITNMLENLEFQQGGQGQDGQGMPGQQGEGEQADVPPEEQELTDAMRRLSEMLREQRQLNDDTLAQQRGEQPSGEGGTPPPFGSPEGEGADEGGGGQQEGSGMGRGETPGEDGTGAGRDGETREGDQGGGRENGGTLAERQAELGRMVEEFARRAGEGEGEGGGNGAQIDPDALSAIRDAQRRAEQALENGNEGRAILEQERATQMMSEMSRGLATALDSLRADRLGQQGGSEDPLGRSLMGAGNDGEGVNIPEEAERQRAKDILDELRRRYNEAEDEEEREYLRRLLDRF, from the coding sequence TTGGCTTACGACAGTGGCCTGAGCGAGATCGCGGACAAGGTTTCCGCGACACACCGACGGCTGACGCTGCTCGCGCTGGGACGGGCGTTCTGGCCGGTCTTCGTGCTCGTGTGCCTATTCCTCGCCGCGGCGCTGGCGGGCGGTTTCGACCGGCTCGACAAGATCACCGCTGCGCTGCTCACGCCGGTCCTGCTTGTTGCCGGCGCGGTGCTCACCTGGCGGGGCTTGCAGAAATATGACCGCCCGGACGAATCCGAAGCGTCCCGGTTGCTGGAAGCACCCTCGGAGCTGAGGCCGTTGACCTCGCTGAAGGACCGGCCTGCCCATCCGTCGCCGGCGGCGGCGGGCTTGTGGCAGGCGCACCGGGCGCGGCTGCTGGCGGAGCTGCGAAACCTGCGCCTGCCGCGGCTCAATGCCGAATGGAAAGCGCTCGATCCCTACCTGCTGCGCGGCTTGCTGCCGGTGGCAGTGATTGCGTTTGCGGTGCTGGCGGGCGGCGACGGGCCGGGGCGCATCTGGCGCGCGCTGTTCCCGGACTATGGGGCGCTGGTCGGCGCCGACAAGATGATTGTCGAAGCCTGGGTGACGCCGCCGGAGCATACGGGCCGTCCGCCGATCTTCCTGAAGCCGGGGAGCGAGGAGGTCCGTGTACCGAAGGGTTCGGTGGTGACCCTGCGCACGGAGGCGCCGTCTGCGCCGCGGATCGTGATGAAGGGCGCGCGGGACCGGGACGCGAAGTTTGCCGCAACGCCGGACGGCGCCTGGGAAGCCAAGGCGACGATCAACGGCGACACGCGGATCAGCGTCAAATGGTGGGGCGAGCGGGCGCGCTACAGCTTCACGGTTCTGCCGGACGCGGTGCCGGCGATCGAGTTTGTCGGCCTGCCGGAGCCGGGCGCGCAGGACCGCGTGAAGTTTGCATGGAAAGCGCAGGACGATTACGGCATCGCCGGAATCGAGCTCGCCATCCGCCTGCGAGAGCCGCATCCGGCGGCGCCCGATGCCGAGGAACGCGTGCCGGTGCCGATGCCGGGGGCGGCGGGCGCGAAGGAGGCGAATGCGTCGGTCGAACTTGACCTGACGCGGCATCCCTGGGCCGGGCTCGCGGTGGACCTGCAACTCGTGGCGCTGGACGGCGCCGGGCAGGAAGGGCGCAGCGAAAGCGTGCCCTACATCCTGCCGGAAAAACTGTTCCTCGATCCGCTGGCGCGGGCGGCGCAGGAGGCGCGGGTGACCGTGCTGCGCGAGCCGCGCCCCTATGCGCCTGTGAGCAAGAACAGCCAGTCACTGACGGACGGCGCCCTGAACCTTGCTGCGACCGGGCGCCTCGGGCTCGCGCCCGACGGTGTGCGCCAGGCCGCCGCGATGCTGGGCGCGATCACCTACAAGGGCGAGTATTTCTTCGATGACCTGGGTGCCTTCCTCGGTTTCAAGATGGCCGAGGAGGCTTTGATTGCGGCAAGCTCGAAGGCAGAGGCGGATGCGGTGGATCCGCTGCTGTGGTCGATTGCGCTGAAGCTTGAATATGGCAGCGCGGCAGATGCGGCCCGGCGGCTGGAGGCGGCGCGGGCCGCGCTGGAGCGGGCGCTGCGTGACGGGGCGTCGGAAGAAGAGATCCGCAGGCTGATGGAAGCTTTCCGCGACGCCGCGAACGAATACCTCGCCGCCAAGATGGCCGAGGCAATTGCCAACGGCATGGACGCGCCGCCGTCATCCGAGGACCAGCAGGCGCAGGCCGGCGGGCAAGGGCTGGGCGGACAGGACTTCGAGGACATGCTGAACGCCCTGCAGGACCTGACGGATACCGGCGCGTCCGAACAAGCGCGGCAATTGCTGTCCGACATCACGAACATGCTCGAGAATCTCGAGTTCCAGCAAGGCGGGCAAGGCCAGGATGGACAGGGCATGCCGGGCCAGCAGGGTGAAGGCGAACAGGCGGATGTGCCGCCGGAAGAGCAGGAACTGACGGACGCGATGCGGCGCCTGTCAGAGATGCTGCGCGAGCAGCGCCAGCTGAATGACGATACGCTGGCCCAGCAGCGCGGGGAGCAGCCGTCCGGCGAGGGTGGCACGCCGCCGCCGTTCGGTTCACCGGAAGGTGAAGGCGCTGACGAAGGCGGCGGCGGGCAACAGGAAGGCAGCGGCATGGGCCGCGGCGAGACGCCGGGCGAGGATGGCACCGGCGCCGGCCGGGACGGTGAGACACGCGAGGGCGATCAGGGCGGCGGCCGCGAGAACGGCGGCACGCTGGCGGAGCGCCAGGCCGAGCTTGGCCGGATGGTGGAGGAATTTGCGCGCCGCGCCGGGGAAGGCGAGGGCGAAGGCGGCGGAAACGGCGCGCAGATCGATCCCGACGCGCTGTCGGCGATCCGCGATGCGCAGCGCCGCGCCGAGCAGGCGCTGGAGAACGGCAATGAAGGCCGCGCCATTCTCGAGCAGGAACGCGCCACGCAGATGATGTCCGAGATGTCGCGCGGGCTTGCGACGGCGCTCGACAGCCTGCGCGCAGACCGGCTTGGCCAGCAGGGCGGGAGCGAAGACCCGCTCGGCCGGTCATTGATGGGCGCCGGCAATGACGGCGAAGGCGTCAACATTCCCGAAGAGGCCGAACGCCAGCGCGCGAAGGACATCCTCGACGAATTGCGCCGCCGGTACAACGAAGCGGAAGACGAGGAAGAGCGCGAATACCTGCGCCGGCT
- the lysA gene encoding diaminopimelate decarboxylase codes for MHHFNYSGGRLHCEGVDLERVAAEVGTPCYVYSSATLRRHARVIADAFRGQSVLVAYSVKANGNLAVLATLASEGCGADVVSGGELLRARKAGIPASRIVFSGVGKTAAEMKLGLEQGIHQFNVESAGELRLLSKVAVETGREAPIALRVNPDVAAGGHPNISTGKSGDKFGVPWGEAEALYAEAGQLPGIRAVGVDVHIGSQIGDLGPMRAAFEKVVALALRLRTQGHAIRRIDVGGGLGIPYKEGDAPAPPSAYAAMISEVTAGHGFDVILEPGRVIAGNAGVMLTTALYEKQAPDRTFLIIDAGMNDLIRPALYGAHHDIVPVSEPAPGHPSKTYDVVGPICESTDKFAAGRSLPEVSPGERLAFMSAGAYGAVLSSAYNARPLVPEVLVDGDQYAIVRRRPSFEELVALEQVPAWLTTVA; via the coding sequence ATGCACCATTTCAACTATTCCGGTGGGCGCCTCCATTGCGAAGGTGTGGACCTCGAAAGGGTCGCGGCGGAAGTCGGCACGCCGTGCTATGTCTATTCCAGCGCGACGCTGCGCCGGCATGCGCGGGTGATTGCCGATGCCTTCCGTGGACAGAGTGTGCTGGTTGCCTATTCGGTGAAGGCCAATGGCAACCTCGCCGTGCTGGCAACGCTGGCGAGCGAAGGCTGCGGGGCGGATGTGGTCAGCGGCGGCGAATTGCTGCGGGCCCGCAAGGCCGGCATTCCGGCCTCGCGCATTGTGTTCTCCGGCGTCGGCAAGACGGCGGCGGAAATGAAGCTCGGGCTCGAGCAAGGCATCCACCAGTTCAATGTCGAGAGCGCCGGGGAACTGCGCCTGCTTTCGAAAGTGGCGGTCGAGACCGGCCGCGAGGCGCCGATAGCGCTGCGGGTGAACCCGGATGTGGCGGCCGGCGGCCATCCGAACATTTCGACCGGCAAGTCCGGTGACAAGTTTGGTGTGCCATGGGGCGAGGCCGAAGCGCTCTATGCCGAAGCCGGGCAATTGCCGGGCATCCGCGCGGTGGGCGTCGATGTGCATATCGGCAGCCAGATCGGCGACCTCGGCCCGATGCGAGCGGCGTTCGAGAAGGTGGTGGCGCTTGCGCTGCGCCTGCGTACGCAGGGACACGCGATCCGCCGCATCGATGTCGGCGGCGGGCTCGGTATTCCGTACAAGGAAGGGGACGCGCCGGCGCCGCCCTCCGCTTACGCGGCGATGATTTCCGAAGTGACCGCCGGACATGGCTTCGATGTGATCCTGGAGCCGGGCCGGGTGATTGCCGGCAATGCCGGCGTGATGCTGACCACCGCGCTCTACGAGAAGCAGGCGCCCGACCGGACCTTCCTCATCATCGATGCGGGGATGAACGACCTGATCCGTCCGGCGCTCTACGGGGCGCACCATGACATCGTGCCTGTGAGCGAGCCGGCGCCGGGCCATCCATCAAAGACGTATGATGTGGTCGGGCCGATCTGCGAGTCGACGGACAAGTTTGCGGCCGGACGCAGCCTGCCTGAAGTGAGCCCGGGCGAGCGGCTGGCGTTCATGTCGGCGGGCGCCTACGGGGCCGTGCTCTCCTCGGCCTACAATGCGCGTCCGCTGGTGCCGGAAGTTCTGGTGGACGGCGACCAGTATGCAATCGTCCGCAGGCGGCCGAGTTTCGAGGAACTGGTAGCGTTGGAGCAGGTGCCGGCTTGGCTTACGACAGTGGCCTGA
- the argH gene encoding argininosuccinate lyase gives MSSGKGQSMWGGRFAATPSSIMNEINASLDVDRRMAEEDVAGSRAHADMLAEMGILTAGDNEAIQAGLDAVVAEMRDGTFPFRRELEDIHMNVEARLKELIGEPAGRLHTARSRNDQVVTDFRLWTRGALDATSHLVTELQGALVRRAGEHAGSIMPGFTHLQTAQPVTLGHHLLAYVEMLERDRTRLLDCAVRLNESPLGAAALAGTGFPIDRDMTAEALGFARPMANSLDAVGSRDFALEALASLSIAATHLSRLAEEIVLWTSPQFGFAVLPDEWSTGSSIMPQKRNPDAAELIRAKASLITGLFSSLQGAVKALPLAYAKDLQDDKRLTFEAFDTFDLCVRAMTGMIATITFRPDVMRAAAAKGYSTATDLADWLVRELGLPFRDAHHVTGRIVALAEGKGVELAELSLGEMQKVHSAITKDVFNVLTVEASASSRTSYGGTSPVRVAEQVAQWTQRLRLE, from the coding sequence ATGAGTTCAGGTAAAGGCCAGTCGATGTGGGGTGGCCGTTTTGCCGCAACACCCTCCTCGATCATGAACGAGATCAACGCCTCGCTGGATGTTGACCGCCGGATGGCCGAGGAAGATGTGGCCGGCAGCCGGGCCCATGCGGACATGCTGGCCGAGATGGGCATCCTCACGGCGGGCGACAATGAAGCGATCCAGGCCGGGCTGGACGCCGTTGTCGCAGAGATGAGGGATGGCACATTTCCCTTCCGGCGCGAGCTGGAAGACATCCACATGAATGTCGAGGCGCGTCTCAAGGAGCTGATCGGTGAGCCGGCCGGGCGGCTTCACACGGCGCGGTCGCGCAATGACCAGGTGGTGACCGACTTCCGGTTGTGGACGCGCGGCGCGCTGGATGCGACGAGCCACCTTGTGACGGAGCTGCAGGGGGCGCTGGTGCGCCGGGCAGGGGAACATGCCGGGTCCATCATGCCCGGTTTTACGCATTTGCAGACGGCCCAGCCGGTGACGCTGGGCCATCATCTGCTGGCTTATGTGGAAATGCTGGAACGCGACCGCACGCGGCTGCTCGATTGTGCCGTCCGGCTGAATGAAAGCCCGCTCGGTGCCGCGGCGCTTGCCGGGACCGGCTTTCCGATCGACCGGGACATGACGGCCGAAGCGCTCGGCTTTGCGCGGCCGATGGCGAACTCGCTGGACGCGGTCGGCTCGCGCGATTTTGCGCTGGAAGCGCTCGCGAGCCTGTCGATTGCGGCGACGCACCTGTCGCGCCTTGCCGAGGAAATCGTGCTCTGGACGAGCCCGCAATTCGGCTTCGCTGTCCTGCCGGATGAATGGTCGACGGGATCTTCGATCATGCCGCAGAAGCGCAATCCGGATGCAGCCGAGCTGATCCGGGCGAAGGCGTCGCTGATCACCGGCCTGTTCTCATCGCTGCAAGGCGCCGTGAAGGCGTTGCCGCTGGCTTATGCCAAGGACCTGCAGGATGACAAAAGGCTCACGTTTGAGGCGTTCGATACGTTTGATCTGTGCGTGCGGGCGATGACCGGGATGATCGCCACGATCACGTTCAGGCCGGACGTGATGCGCGCGGCGGCGGCAAAAGGCTATTCCACCGCCACCGACCTCGCCGACTGGCTGGTGCGGGAACTGGGCCTGCCGTTCCGGGACGCGCACCATGTGACGGGCCGCATCGTGGCGCTGGCCGAGGGCAAGGGCGTTGAATTGGCGGAACTTTCGCTCGGCGAGATGCAAAAGGTGCATTCCGCCATCACGAAAGATGTCTTCAATGTGCTGACGGTTGAGGCGTCTGCCTCATCCCGGACATCTTATGGCGGCACAAGCCCTGTTCGGGTCGCGGAACAGGTGGCACAGTGGACACAGAGGCTTCGACTGGAGTGA
- a CDS encoding TlpA family protein disulfide reductase, with protein sequence MIRYAFAGLFLVALAAIVYVLISAAGGKPPANTLERYATGTLEKLDFAGAGTPVPEGTFDLADGTEADLASLKGKTILVNYWATWCGPCEREMPSLGALEAARGGDAFQIVAISIDADEDVEYAKRRLVELGAANIPFRHAPLDRGDIVYGANVQGFPTTILYDPQGREIARMSGETDWAAPEAVQFIDAVLRDAGKL encoded by the coding sequence ATGATCCGCTATGCCTTTGCCGGCCTCTTCTTGGTCGCCCTCGCGGCCATTGTCTATGTGCTGATCAGCGCAGCCGGCGGCAAGCCGCCTGCCAACACGCTCGAACGGTACGCGACCGGCACGCTCGAAAAGCTCGACTTCGCCGGTGCCGGTACGCCCGTCCCCGAAGGCACATTCGACCTCGCCGACGGCACCGAAGCGGATCTCGCCAGCCTGAAAGGCAAGACCATACTCGTGAACTACTGGGCGACCTGGTGCGGCCCGTGCGAACGCGAAATGCCTTCGCTCGGTGCCCTCGAAGCGGCGCGCGGCGGCGACGCCTTCCAGATCGTCGCCATCAGCATCGATGCCGATGAAGACGTCGAGTATGCCAAGCGCCGCCTGGTCGAACTCGGCGCGGCCAACATCCCGTTCCGCCATGCGCCGCTCGACCGGGGCGACATCGTCTACGGCGCCAATGTTCAGGGTTTTCCGACCACCATCCTCTATGATCCGCAAGGCCGGGAAATCGCGCGCATGTCCGGCGAAACCGACTGGGCTGCGCCGGAAGCCGTGCAGTTCATCGACGCCGTCCTAAGGGACGCCGGCAAGCTCTGA
- a CDS encoding thermonuclease family protein, whose translation MVRTPLNYLAGAGVLLAIAAGGAYYASQSASAASVAGEGEALTVYWSDGDSGRLSDGTKFRLHGIDSPETGSMKQRGGAKCEGERALGFEAKEAALELTRGKTVRVSERFGADRYDRLVVSLEINGRDVAAQLVSGGTHQTWDYDGRQKKPDWCGEASS comes from the coding sequence ATGGTCCGTACACCGTTGAACTATCTCGCCGGCGCAGGCGTGCTGCTGGCAATCGCAGCCGGCGGCGCCTACTACGCCTCCCAGTCGGCTTCGGCCGCGAGCGTTGCGGGAGAGGGCGAAGCGCTCACGGTTTACTGGTCGGATGGAGATTCAGGGCGGCTGTCGGACGGAACGAAATTCCGGCTCCATGGCATCGATTCGCCGGAAACCGGCTCGATGAAACAACGCGGCGGCGCCAAGTGCGAAGGCGAGCGGGCGCTGGGATTCGAGGCGAAGGAGGCGGCGCTCGAACTGACGCGGGGCAAGACAGTGCGCGTCAGCGAGAGATTTGGCGCAGACCGTTACGACAGGCTTGTCGTGAGCCTCGAAATCAACGGCAGGGATGTGGCCGCACAACTTGTTTCAGGTGGCACGCACCAGACGTGGGACTATGATGGACGACAGAAGAAACCGGACTGGTGCGGCGAAGCTTCCAGCTGA